Proteins from a genomic interval of Rhipicephalus microplus isolate Deutch F79 chromosome 6, USDA_Rmic, whole genome shotgun sequence:
- the LOC142765152 gene encoding uncharacterized protein LOC142765152 encodes MSSVTGSLANRVDAPDLDKTDNAKECVVCTVVLLALVGVLTAVGLYMSFWPRDTGGKTESQDQGSLNVSADMVLKAYMKQDEDPCQNFYQFACGNYESPSRQVLTQMEDDMYVSLAKTLKTAKFPRRKQAATEKAAALYKTCLRVRTGDVDDSAMMTRFMQDVGLTVGTYASANALDKVVMLFFDYNLVSVLDLSLVDTRVHRGHRVLHLGLSTAQLLWLGKRGKVTPGFYTRHLGPFGLNPLSDEAVSVAQSIASAENTLVQELLVRSYPDETAGEFIYRVSELNQVVPCKNSSWDKLIYQYSLHFYNDKDEVLVILL; translated from the coding sequence TCTGTGACAGGTTCGTTGGCCAATCGCGTGGATGCGCCAGATCTGGATAAGACGGACAACGCCAAGGAGTGCGTGGTCTGCACGGTGGTTCTGCTCGCGCTGGTGGGCGTTCTCACAGCAGTGGGGCTGTACATGTCCTTCTGGCCCAGAGACACGGGCGGCAAGACTGAATCGCAGGACCAGGGTTCCCTTAACGTCAGCGCGGACATGGTGCTCAAGGCGTACATGAAGCAGGACGAGGACCCATGCCAGAACTTCTACCAGTTCGCTTGCGGCAACTACGAGAGCCCTTCGCGCCAAGTGCTCACGCAGATGGAGGACGACATGTATGTGTCCCTGGCCAAGACACTCAAAACAGCCAAGTTTCCGCGGAGGAAGCAGGCCGCCACTGAGAAGGCGGCTGCCCTTTACAAGACCTGCCTGCGAGTGCGGACTGGTGACGTAGACGACAGCGCGATGATGACCCGTTTTATGCAAGATGTAGGCCTCACAGTAGGTACCTACGCTAGCGCTAATGCCCTAGACAAGGTTGTCATGCTTTTCTTCGACTACAACCTTGTCAGCGTGCTTGACTTGTCCTTGGTCGACACGCGGGTGCACAGAGGTCACCGCGTGCTCCACTTGGGCTTAAGCACTGCGCAGCTCTTGTGGCTCGGTAAGCGTGGCAAGGTGACGCCAGGCTTCTATACTCGCCACCTGGGGCCGTTCGGGCTCAACCCTTTGAGTGACGAGGCCGTGAGCGTGGCCCAAAGCATTGCCAGCGCTGAGAACACATTGGTGCAGGAGCTTCTTGTTCGATCGTATCCTGACGAGACTGCTGGAGAATTTATCTACCGGGTCTCGGAACTGAACCAAGTAGTGCCTTGCAAGAACAGCAGCTGGGATAAACTAATATATCAATACTCCCTTCACTTCTACAATGATAAGGACGAAGTACTG